Part of the Aquimarina sp. MAR_2010_214 genome is shown below.
GATATACTAAATGGCAAATCACGAAGCCACAATAATAAAACACCTCCTACTGCCGCGAGCGGAATTGCAGAGTAAATCATTAAAGCTTCCTTAACCGATTTGAATGCAAAGTATAAAAGCACAAATATTAAGATCAATGCGATAGGTACTGCAACCATCAATCTTGATTTTGCGCTCTGCAAATTTTCAAACTGTCCCCCATATGTAATAGAATACCCGACTGGTAATTTCACATTTTGGTTTATTAATTCTTGCACATCATCTACCACCGATTGAAGGTCACGGTTACGAACATTAATACCTACTACTATTCTGCGTCTGGTATCATCACGAGATATTTTTGCAGCTCCTTTTTCATAGCTAATATCTGCCAATTCACTCAACGGAATTTTCCCGTTAGAAGGTAGATCTACATATAGGTTTTTGAGATTATCGATATCTTGACGTTTTTGTTTATCCAATCTCACGACTAGGTCAAAACGCTTTTCACCTTCAAAAACACTACCTACAGATTTTCCTGCAAACCCCATCGAGACCATATCATTCAACTCTTGAATATTAAGTCCATATCTGGCAATTTTAGCCCGGTTGTATCGCACGTTCATCTCTGGCAATCCTGCAATTTTTTCTACAGAAATATCTGCTGCTCCAGGTACGTTTTCAATTAAAGTACCAATCTCGCTTCCTTTTTTGGCCAGCACTTCTAAATCATCTCCAAAAATCTTAATTGCGATATCTGCACGTACTCCTGTAATCAATTCATTAAATCGCATTTCGATAGGTTGCGTAAATTCAACTTCCATTCCAGGAATAACCGCTAGTGCCTCTTTAAATTTATCTGCCAGTTCATCTTTAGATGAAGCAGACGTCCATTCTTTTTTAGGTTTTAGTACGATAATCACATCACTTTCTTCCATAGACATTGGGTCTGTAGGTACTTCGGCAGCACCAATACGCGTGACCACCTGTTTTACTTCTGGAAACTCTTTTAGAAGTATCTTCTCAATTTCTGTAGTGATTTCTACCGTATTACTTAATGATGTTCCTGTTTTTAAAACGGGCTGAATTACAAAGTCACCTTCATCCAAAGTGGGCACAAATTCGCTACCCATAGCGGTATACAAATAGAATGAAATAACCAAAAGTGCAACGGCGATTCCTAAGACTAACTTTTTACTTTGTAACGCCCAATGAATAATTGGCTCATACATTTTATTAATCCATTTCATTAATCGTACTGAGATATTTTTATCAGTAGCTTTTGATGGTTTCAAGAATATAGATGCCACTACTGGAACATATGTAAAACATAAAATCATGGCTCCGATAAGTGCAAAACTAAATGTTAGTGCCATAGGCTTGAACATCTTGCCTTCGACACCGCTTAATGAAAGAATTGGGATAAAAACTATCAAAATAATGAGCTGTCCAAAAATGGCTGAATTCATCATTTTTGAAGCTCCAGAAGATGTAATTTCATCTTTTAGGTGTTGTTGTTCAACTTTCGAACAAGCGTTAATTTCATCTTTCTTTTGTGTAATTCGAAAGGCAATAAACTCTACTATAATGACGGCACCGTCTATTATGATTCCAAAATCTATAGCTCCTAGACTCATCAAATTGGCATCCACCCCAAAGATGTACATTAAAGATAATGCAAAAAGCAAACACAATGGAATAACCGATGCTACTACTAGTCCAGAGCGAAAATTCCCTAATAGTAAGACAACTACAAAAATTACAATCAAACATCCAAGAATTAAGTTCTCAGAAACGGTAAAAGTTGTTTTAGCGATCAGTTCACTTCGATCAAGAAAGGCATTGATATAAACTCCTTCTGGTAATGATTTAGAGATTTCTGCAACCCGCTTTTTTACAGCTTCAATTACTTTTTTGGAATTTGCATCTTTAAGCATCATAACTTGTCCCAAGACTTTTTCCCCTTCACCATTACCCGTTATTGCTCCAAAGCGAGTAGCGCTTCCGAAACCTACTTTTGCAACATCTTTAATATAGACTGGTAAACCATCTTCATTTTTGACAACGATATTATTGATGTCGCTCAAAGAGGAAACAAGACCTTCTCCACGAATAAAAAATGCTTGATTAACTTTCTCGATATAACCACCACCTGAAACACTATTATTCATTTCTAATGCCTTAAAAATATCATGCACTGTGATATTCATTGCATTAAGTTTTTCGGTATTAATAGCAACTTCATATTGTTTTAAGAAACCACCCCAGGTATTAACTTCAACGACACCGGGAATACCAGAGAGTTGCCGTTTTACTATCCAATCTTGTATTGTTCTTAACTCTTCTGCATTGTACTTATCCTTGAACTCTGGTCGTACATCAAGAATGTATTGAAAGATTTCTCCTAATCCTGTGGTAATAGGTCCCATCTCTGGTGTCCCAAAGTTTTCAGGAATTTTTTCTGATGCAGATTTTATTTTTTCGGCGATAAGTTGTCTTGGCAAAAAGGTTCCCATATCATCTTCAAAAACAATGGTCACTACCGATAATCCAAATTTTGAAACAGAACGAATCTCTACAACACCAGGTAAATTTGCCATTTCTAATTCTACAGGATAGGTAATAAATTGCTCCATGTCTTGTGTAGAAAGATTACGTGATGTTGTAATCACTTGTACCTGATTATTCGTGACATCAGGGACAGCACCAATAGGAATTTGAGATAAGGAGTACAATCCAAATCCTATAATAAATGTTGTAAATAAAAGAACAATAAATTTATTCCTAATACTAAAATTGATAATATATGATAACATAACTCATAATAATATAAATAAGATTACATCAGCGTATATGCACTGATGTCTAAATAGATAAAACTTATAAAATGAATTATGCTTGCCGTGGTGGCTGAAAGATTCCTGACAGATGACAATTATAGTCAGGGGATTGGTAGAAAAAAGTAGTAGAAGAGTTCTTCTGCTCTTCTATTTTATTCTGATCATTCTTATTGTCATTGATGATTAAGGCCAAAAAAGAATTTGTTGATCCTTGATGTTGAAATGGAAGTTGCTCATGCTCTTCTTTCTCTTCTTGATGCTCCTTATGATGTACTTGTTTTAGCTCTCCATAATGCTTAGAAATGAACACAACAAAATTATCACCATACTCATCTGCATGAAATTTGGCATGCTCCATTAACTCATCTAATTGTACAATATCATTTACACCGACATTGAAACTTTGAGTTAATACTAAACCCGAGATTACTATAGATATTAACTTTGCGATCATCTTGTATATGATAAAGATAACTCATTTTAAGGAAAGTTAATTGATTTGTAGTTAATTCGAAACTGATCTAAATTAAGAAAGAAAAAATCTCCTCTTTTAGATGAACCAGGATATTTGTATAAATGCAATAATTGAGATTGATCTCCATTTTTTTAGAAAAAAAAGCCTCACATTTATATGAATTTTTTCTTTGTGGCGAGAACAGAACTCGAATACTGAATCAACTCTAGCATAGGCTCTGTGGCCTTCGGGTTATGAGAATGATTCACAGATCACTCAACCAACTACTTATAAGTGTTATACAAATTTTAAAGTCAACAAAACACCACAAATAACAATATTTCACTATACCTTTATTATCACATCATCATCCACAGTTTCATTAACTCTTTTATCTTTTTTGAAATAATTTAAAAGATTAAAATTTGCATTTTTATTAACAAGTACCTCTTTTAGTGATTGCTCTTTTTCTTTTTTGATCAAATAAAAATCGTCCTGATGAAACTTATAAATATACTCTTTAGCAACATATTTATATGAATTCCATTCTTTTTTTATTTTACAGTTATGATTACTCATCGACCACTTTTGAAAATTTGTGCTTTTGAAAAAATGAAATACTGTTGATTCTAAATCATAATGATGACGATTAATTCCATGAGTTAATCTCATAGAAACAGTTTGCCATTTCAAAGAAAAATTCAACCACCATAAATAATCAAATAGTGTTATTATTTCAATTGGAGATTTCTTGAGTTGAGGTTCTATAAAGTCAATAATTTTACTTGTATATTTATAAGTCCCCAGTTTTCTGGTGATAACAAAATCTAAAATTTCAGGATATGGACTAAAAGCATCTCCGGTAATAATTGAGTATTTAAGTTTATCGCTTCCAAAAAGTTGATCGCCGTGCTCCCCAGATATAATAATTTCGTCTTGTGCAATATGATCTATAATAGTGGTCTGAATGATTTCATAATTCAGTTTATCTTGGCTAAGTTCTAAAAAGCATATTATTTACTACTATGTTTTTAAATTCCATCCAGGCAGTATTGGAAGCAAAGGCTATAGCTGCTACGGTTGCCATTTTACTGGTTGAATTTTTTATTTTTTCTAAGACTAAAAACCAATTCAGATAATTCTGAAGGTATTTTGTTGCCACTCCATTGAAGGGCTCCATAAATTTCCTTAGACGCATATCCATATTATTCACATTTTGTACGTGATATATTTTGTCAACAGCTCTTTGACCCTTCGAAGCATTAAATTTTTTGTGTGCTACCTTCTTGTCTTTTGCAAATGCAGTATAGCTTCTGTGACTGTCGCTACAAAGGGTTTCTACTTTAGCCAACTTCCCTTGTAATATAGTCTCCAAGTCACTTTTACTAATGCGACCTCTGGTAGCTACTTTGAAATCTTTGTTCCCTGATCGGTCACAACTGGCTATCACAGCTACTTTTTCATTACTGAGACCAGCTTTACTTGCCTTTGCGCCACGTTTTCTAGCAGGACGATCCAAATTTCGATTCCCTTTTTCAGAGTAAGCAAAGAAAAGATCATCACTCTCTAGGATTCCTTGGAATTCATCCACACTTACGCTCCCAAAGGAGACAAGTAATTTGTGCCTCCAATCAAAAGAAGTCTGAATAGAAATCCCTGTTTCTTTGGCACTCTTGCGAA
Proteins encoded:
- a CDS encoding CusA/CzcA family heavy metal efflux RND transporter yields the protein MLSYIINFSIRNKFIVLLFTTFIIGFGLYSLSQIPIGAVPDVTNNQVQVITTSRNLSTQDMEQFITYPVELEMANLPGVVEIRSVSKFGLSVVTIVFEDDMGTFLPRQLIAEKIKSASEKIPENFGTPEMGPITTGLGEIFQYILDVRPEFKDKYNAEELRTIQDWIVKRQLSGIPGVVEVNTWGGFLKQYEVAINTEKLNAMNITVHDIFKALEMNNSVSGGGYIEKVNQAFFIRGEGLVSSLSDINNIVVKNEDGLPVYIKDVAKVGFGSATRFGAITGNGEGEKVLGQVMMLKDANSKKVIEAVKKRVAEISKSLPEGVYINAFLDRSELIAKTTFTVSENLILGCLIVIFVVVLLLGNFRSGLVVASVIPLCLLFALSLMYIFGVDANLMSLGAIDFGIIIDGAVIIVEFIAFRITQKKDEINACSKVEQQHLKDEITSSGASKMMNSAIFGQLIILIVFIPILSLSGVEGKMFKPMALTFSFALIGAMILCFTYVPVVASIFLKPSKATDKNISVRLMKWINKMYEPIIHWALQSKKLVLGIAVALLVISFYLYTAMGSEFVPTLDEGDFVIQPVLKTGTSLSNTVEITTEIEKILLKEFPEVKQVVTRIGAAEVPTDPMSMEESDVIIVLKPKKEWTSASSKDELADKFKEALAVIPGMEVEFTQPIEMRFNELITGVRADIAIKIFGDDLEVLAKKGSEIGTLIENVPGAADISVEKIAGLPEMNVRYNRAKIARYGLNIQELNDMVSMGFAGKSVGSVFEGEKRFDLVVRLDKQKRQDIDNLKNLYVDLPSNGKIPLSELADISYEKGAAKISRDDTRRRIVVGINVRNRDLQSVVDDVQELINQNVKLPVGYSITYGGQFENLQSAKSRLMVAVPIALILIFVLLYFAFKSVKEALMIYSAIPLAAVGGVLLLWLRDLPFSISAGVGFIALFGIAVLNGIVLIEHFKELQKEGFESIETLIIQGTKDRLRAVLLTASAAALGFLPMAISTNAGAEVQRPLATVVIGGLITATLLTLIVLPVLYAYLKTSRKKKKSSNKITMVGLSIVAVLLSMNAKAQQKPMTLQELIPLAVENNTELKASELQVKQSDALINSAFSFDKTQIYYEFDENNLAVNNEPLQVFGIQQNFRFPTVYFSEKRVNKARYGVASSSYEIKKKGIERKLTATYYQYQITKEKEEVYKRLDSFYTNFSKVATRRFELGETNYLEKITAASKQKQINLKYAQAQKDVTLAYGRLLKIIQIDTITVSNEASLKVTMNVLDINGSAEMGYYQNRISLFRAERHFEKQKLLPDINLNYFQGTNSELNGNLYGYQLGLKIPILFGGQSSRVRASRIAEDIAVTESNEYEIQLNAKFNALQVELAQLQKALNYYENEGKMLSEEILKTANGSFKNGEIDFYQYIQSLESAYGIKLSYLDKLNEYNQTIIAINYLTL
- a CDS encoding IS1595 family transposase — its product is MIPEDFRDFFISSSALVQSEIVSTLLEISTEGSALIDSNQSKAISCPHCKCNKIKANGKLKGVQRYVCNTCHKNFSETTGKFWYNLKKKDKVNRYLFCLLSGYSIRKSAKETGISIQTSFDWRHKLLVSFGSVSVDEFQGILESDDLFFAYSEKGNRNLDRPARKRGAKASKAGLSNEKVAVIASCDRSGNKDFKVATRGRISKSDLETILQGKLAKVETLCSDSHRSYTAFAKDKKVAHKKFNASKGQRAVDKIYHVQNVNNMDMRLRKFMEPFNGVATKYLQNYLNWFLVLEKIKNSTSKMATVAAIAFASNTAWMEFKNIVVNNMLFRT